From a region of the Arvicanthis niloticus isolate mArvNil1 chromosome 6, mArvNil1.pat.X, whole genome shotgun sequence genome:
- the Serpinf1 gene encoding pigment epithelium-derived factor isoform X2, which produces MQVLVLLLWTGALFGHGNSQNVPSSSEGSPAPESTGEPVEEDDPFFKVPVNKLAAAVSNFGYDLYRQRSSASPSGNVLLSPLSVATALSALSLGAEQRTESVIHRVLYYDLISDPDIHGTYKELLASVTAPEKNLKSASRIVFERKLRVKSSFVAPLEKSYGTRPRILTGNPRIDLQEINNWVQAQMKGKIARSTREMPSSLSILLLGVAYFKGQWVTKFDSRKTTLQDFHLDEDRTVKVPMMSDPKAILRYGLDSDLNCKIAQLPLAGSMSIIFFLPLTVTQNLTMIEESLTSEFIHDIDRELKTIQAVLTVPKLKLTYEGEVTKSLQDMKLQFLFESPDFSKITGKPVKLTQVEHRAAFEWNEEGAGTSPTADLQPVRLTFPLDYHLNQPFIFVLRDTDTGALLFIGKILDPSST; this is translated from the exons GGTTCCCCAGCCCCTGAGAGCACAGGGGAGCCAGTGGAGGAGGATGACCCCTTCTTCAAGGTCCCTGTGAACAAGTTGGCAGCAGCTGTTTCCAACTTCGGCTACGATCTGTACCGCCAGAGATCCAGTGCCAGCCCAAGCGGCAATGTCCTGCTGTCTCCACTCAGCGTGGCCACAGCCCTCTCTGCCCTTTCTCTGG GAGCTGAACAGCGAACAGAGTCTGTCATTCACCGGGTTCTTTACTACGACTTGATCAGCGACCCTGACATCCACGGCACCTACAAGGAACTCCTTGCGTCTGTCACTGCCCCCGAGAAGAACCTCAAGAGTGCTTCCAGAATTGTGTTTGAGAGGA AACTTCGAGTAAAATCCAGCTTCGTTGCTCCTCTGGAGAAGTCATATGGGACCAGGCCCCGAATCCTCACTGGCAACCCTCGCATAGACCTTCAGGAGATTAACAACTGGGTGCAGGCCCAGATGAAAGGGAAGATTGCCCGGTCCACAAGGGAAATGCCCAGCTCCCTCAGCATCCTCCTCCTCGGCGTGGCTTACTTCAAGG GGCAGTGGGTAACCAAGTTTGACTCAAGAAAGACGACCCTCCAAGATTTTCATTTGGATGAGGACAGGACCGTGAAAGTCCCCATGATGTCAGACCCTAAGGCCATCTTACGATATGGCTTGGACTCTGATCTCAACTGCAAG ATCGCCCAGCTGCCCTTGGCCGGAAGCATGAGCATCATCTTCTTCCTGCCCCTGACGGTGACCCAGAACTTGACCATGATAGAGGAGAGCCTCACCTCTGAGTTCATTCATGACATTGACCGAGAACTGAAGACTATCCAAGCTGTGCTGACTGTCCCCAAGCTGAAGCTGACCTATGAAGGCGAAGTtaccaagtctctgcaggacaTGA AACTACAGTTCCTGTTTGAGTCACCTGACTTCAGCAAGATTACAGGCAAACCCGTGAAGCTCACCCAAGTGGAACACAGGGCTGCTTTCGAGTGGAACGAGGAGGGGGCAGGAACCAGCCCCACTGCAGACCTCCAGCCTGTCCGCCTCACCTTCCCGCTAGACTATCACCTTAACCAACCTTTCATCTTTGTTCTGAGGGACACGGACACGGGGGCCCTCCTCTTCATAGGCAAAATCCTGGACCCCAGTAGCACTTAA